Below is a window of Brassica napus cultivar Da-Ae chromosome A5, Da-Ae, whole genome shotgun sequence DNA.
AACTTTACCCCAAATGTCACCTCCTTGACGTCTTCCAAGCGAAATCTCCGCACACCAAATCTTCTGTGTTGTTTCACTACTcggttcttcttctcttttagaAAAATACAAAGCCAGATTCCGACCGAAACGCACAATATCTGTCCAAAATCGGAGTCTTATCTCAGCCAACAACTCATCCAAACCTTTAACCACTCCCCAGCGCCTCTCCTTTGGATCATACCTGTTTAAACAGTTCTCAAAACTATCATAGTAGTACAGAACGTCATCGAGGACGCACAAACCTTCATTCCACTGCTTTGATTTAAGCACCTCGTCTGTTTCCCATTTATTTTCCTCTGGCACGTAAACAAAGTTATTCCATAGTTTTCTTCACCACATGTCATTCTAACAAAGAA
It encodes the following:
- the LOC125608536 gene encoding F-box/kelch-repeat protein At4g38940-like, translated to MTCGEENYGITLFTCQRKINGKQTRYDPKERRWGVVKGLDELLAEIRLRFWTDIVRFGRNLALYFSKREEEPSSETTQKIWCAEISLGRRQGGDIWGKVEWCNHVLTVGQLGAKCLDEFTFH